In Achromobacter xylosoxidans A8, a single window of DNA contains:
- a CDS encoding PFL_4669 family integrating conjugative element protein, translating to MATNEPLQLNLGSLRSAMSLTLHTHHASRIWHGRAAAEGRPGIVGLNGYIAVMNKMKRGSEQDDPYSDWWMLRIEEKLDQTKATLQSLRGQVDQALAGVPAALSLGENLNVQPVKLPLFVNAQLGFAAVYLLADYDDIARKLILAHHTALIDRSTLERWLNEGAHALRSLFSLAQQYRYSGCTRDDFAAKNAAARAALEKFGELPQDVLEGMRRSKFAPPIARRGLQQRGDSAAAAAPPSDEGAAADSAEARSTAAGEDEQA from the coding sequence ATGGCAACCAACGAACCTCTGCAACTCAATCTCGGCTCATTGCGCAGCGCGATGTCGCTGACGCTTCACACCCACCACGCCTCGCGCATCTGGCATGGCCGCGCCGCCGCCGAGGGGCGACCCGGCATCGTCGGCCTGAACGGCTACATCGCCGTGATGAACAAGATGAAGCGCGGCTCGGAGCAGGACGATCCGTACAGCGACTGGTGGATGTTGCGCATCGAGGAGAAGCTCGACCAGACCAAGGCCACGTTGCAATCGCTGCGCGGGCAGGTTGACCAGGCACTGGCCGGCGTGCCTGCGGCGTTGAGCCTGGGCGAGAACCTCAACGTGCAGCCGGTGAAGCTCCCCTTGTTCGTGAACGCGCAGCTCGGCTTTGCCGCCGTCTATCTGCTGGCCGACTACGACGACATCGCCCGCAAGCTGATCCTCGCCCATCACACCGCGCTGATCGATCGCTCGACATTGGAGCGCTGGCTCAATGAAGGTGCCCACGCGCTGCGCAGCCTGTTCAGCCTGGCGCAGCAATACCGCTACTCGGGCTGCACCCGCGACGACTTCGCGGCCAAGAACGCCGCAGCTCGGGCAGCATTGGAGAAGTTCGGCGAACTGCCGCAGGACGTGCTCGAAGGCATGCGCCGCTCGAAGTTTGCGCCGCCCATCGCACGCCGCGGGCTGCAACAGCGCGGTGATAGCGCTGCCGCAGCCGCACCTCCCAGCGACGAAGGCGCTGCCGCCGATTCGGCCGAGGCCAGGTCCACAGCCGCCGGCGAGGACGAACAGGCATGA
- a CDS encoding DUF3158 family protein: protein MSDPNREPRYFRRLEQPAFMRLEHAASLKGLLKPFKGKGDLEAWASQCFAMRDELIGLAQRQVLQQASGHPFHLLPVELAQQTTGAGTTFLRWRRHDRSAMGVALWQELMASTSTPVNLLADLHAIELQRITLNMQISLLHTLGRQAQECASKAAEAEDAYLRRLASIPPAVRDR, encoded by the coding sequence ATGAGCGACCCGAACCGCGAACCGCGCTACTTCCGTCGTCTGGAACAGCCAGCCTTCATGCGGCTGGAACACGCGGCCTCTCTAAAAGGCCTTTTAAAGCCTTTTAAAGGTAAAGGGGACTTGGAGGCCTGGGCCAGCCAGTGCTTCGCCATGCGCGACGAGTTGATCGGCCTGGCGCAGCGACAAGTGCTGCAACAGGCCAGTGGGCATCCCTTCCACCTGCTGCCCGTGGAACTGGCCCAGCAGACCACTGGCGCGGGAACGACGTTCCTGCGCTGGCGCAGGCACGACCGCTCGGCCATGGGCGTGGCCCTGTGGCAGGAGCTGATGGCGAGCACCAGCACGCCGGTCAACCTGCTGGCCGACCTGCACGCGATCGAGCTGCAGCGCATCACGCTGAACATGCAGATCAGCCTGTTGCACACCCTGGGCAGGCAGGCCCAGGAGTGCGCCAGCAAGGCCGCCGAGGCGGAAGACGCCTACCTGCGCCGGCTCGCGTCCATACCCCCCGCAGTGCGCGATCGGTGA
- a CDS encoding single-stranded DNA-binding protein — translation MSTHFSGEGNIGSPPEYREFPNGNDEPRRLLRLNVYFDNPVPTKGGDYEDRGGFWAPVEIWHRDAAHWKDLYQKGMRVLVVGRMEREPWTDNEEQPRETWQINARSVGILPFRIESVVLSPKPQETAQDAQPKPQPAQEPAAPKETKSRK, via the coding sequence ATGAGCACGCATTTTTCCGGCGAAGGCAACATCGGCTCGCCCCCCGAGTACCGGGAGTTCCCCAACGGCAACGACGAACCGCGGCGCTTGCTGCGGCTGAACGTCTATTTCGACAACCCCGTTCCCACCAAGGGCGGCGACTATGAGGATCGCGGCGGCTTCTGGGCGCCGGTGGAAATCTGGCACCGCGACGCCGCGCATTGGAAGGACCTCTACCAGAAGGGCATGCGCGTGCTGGTCGTCGGCCGCATGGAGCGCGAACCCTGGACCGACAACGAGGAGCAGCCGCGCGAGACCTGGCAGATCAACGCGCGCAGCGTCGGCATCCTGCCGTTCCGCATCGAGTCCGTCGTCCTCAGCCCCAAACCGCAGGAGACCGCGCAGGACGCGCAGCCCAAGCCCCAGCCCGCCCAGGAACCGGCTGCGCCGAAGGAGACCAAGAGCAGGAAGTGA
- a CDS encoding DNA topoisomerase III has protein sequence MRLFLCEKPSQGKDIGRILGATQRGEGCLNGSGVTVTWCIGHLVEAAAPEVYDAALKRWSLEQLPIIPQQWRVEVKPKTATQFKVVKALLAKATHLVIATDADREGELIAREIIDLCGYRGPIERLWLSALNDASIRTALAKLRPSAETLPMYYSALARSRADWLVGMNLSRLFTVLGRQAGYDGVLSVGRVQTPTLKLVVDRDREIAAFVSVPYWAIDVSLSAGGQTFTAQWVAPDASADDAGRCLQQPIAQQAAQQIRAAGSAQVVSVETERVREGPPLLFDLGTLQEVCSKQLGLDVQETLEIAQALYETHKATTYPRSDSGYLPESMFAEVPTVLDSLLKTDPTLAPIMGQLDRTQRSRAWNDSKVTAHHGIIPTLEPANLSAMSEKEQAVYRLIRAHYLAQFLPHHEFDRTVADLSCGQQKLVATGKQVVVKGWRLVLAEPEREGSADEDGDAPRSQVLPALRDGMACQVAGADIKALKTMPPKPYTQGELVKAMKGVARFVTDPRLKQKLKDTTGIGTEATRANIISGLIARGYIVKKGRSIRASDAALTLIDAVPAAIADPGTTAVWEQALDMIEAGQLTLDVFIGKQAAWISQLIAQYGSTSLSIKVPQGPACPQCGAPTRQRTGKSGPFWSCSRYPACKGTLPVATGTSRRGASRPRRTSGGGCKGA, from the coding sequence ATGCGGCTGTTTCTGTGCGAGAAGCCCTCCCAGGGCAAAGACATCGGCCGGATTCTCGGCGCCACCCAGCGCGGTGAAGGCTGCCTCAATGGCTCCGGCGTCACGGTCACCTGGTGCATCGGCCATCTCGTCGAAGCAGCAGCACCCGAGGTCTATGACGCGGCGCTCAAGCGCTGGTCGCTGGAGCAGTTGCCCATCATTCCCCAGCAGTGGCGGGTCGAGGTCAAGCCGAAGACCGCCACGCAGTTCAAGGTCGTCAAGGCGCTTCTGGCGAAGGCGACCCACCTTGTCATTGCCACCGACGCCGACCGCGAGGGCGAGCTGATCGCCCGCGAGATCATCGACCTGTGCGGCTACCGCGGTCCCATCGAACGCCTGTGGCTGTCGGCGCTCAACGATGCGTCCATCCGCACCGCGCTCGCCAAGCTGCGGCCCTCGGCCGAGACACTGCCGATGTATTACTCGGCGCTGGCGCGCTCGCGCGCCGACTGGCTTGTGGGCATGAACCTCAGCCGGCTGTTCACCGTGCTCGGGCGGCAAGCCGGCTACGACGGCGTGCTGTCGGTCGGGCGTGTACAGACCCCGACGCTCAAACTCGTGGTGGACCGTGACCGAGAGATCGCGGCCTTCGTGTCCGTGCCGTACTGGGCCATCGACGTGTCCTTGTCCGCAGGCGGTCAGACGTTCACCGCGCAGTGGGTGGCACCCGATGCCAGCGCCGACGACGCCGGCCGCTGCCTGCAGCAGCCCATCGCACAGCAGGCCGCGCAGCAGATCCGCGCCGCGGGCAGTGCCCAGGTGGTGTCGGTCGAAACCGAGCGCGTGCGCGAAGGCCCGCCGCTGCTGTTCGACCTGGGCACCTTGCAGGAAGTCTGTTCCAAGCAGCTTGGGCTGGACGTGCAGGAGACACTGGAAATTGCCCAGGCCCTGTACGAGACGCACAAGGCCACGACGTACCCGCGCTCGGATTCGGGCTACCTCCCCGAAAGCATGTTCGCCGAGGTGCCCACGGTCCTGGACAGCCTGCTAAAGACCGATCCCACGCTGGCCCCGATCATGGGCCAGCTCGACCGCACCCAGCGCTCGCGCGCCTGGAACGACAGCAAGGTGACGGCGCACCACGGCATCATCCCGACGCTCGAACCCGCGAACCTCTCCGCCATGAGCGAGAAGGAGCAGGCGGTGTACCGGCTGATCCGGGCGCATTACCTGGCCCAGTTCCTCCCGCACCACGAGTTCGACCGCACCGTGGCGGACCTCTCCTGCGGCCAGCAGAAGCTGGTGGCCACGGGCAAGCAGGTCGTCGTCAAGGGCTGGCGCCTGGTGCTGGCCGAGCCAGAACGTGAAGGCAGCGCCGACGAGGACGGCGATGCCCCGCGCAGCCAGGTGCTGCCCGCATTGCGCGACGGGATGGCATGTCAGGTCGCCGGGGCCGACATCAAGGCCCTCAAGACGATGCCGCCCAAGCCCTATACCCAGGGCGAACTGGTCAAGGCGATGAAGGGCGTTGCGCGTTTCGTGACCGACCCGCGCCTGAAGCAGAAGCTCAAGGACACGACGGGCATCGGCACCGAGGCGACGCGGGCCAACATCATCAGCGGGCTGATCGCCCGCGGCTACATCGTGAAGAAGGGACGCTCCATCCGCGCATCGGATGCGGCGCTCACGCTGATAGACGCCGTGCCCGCGGCGATTGCCGACCCCGGCACCACCGCCGTCTGGGAACAGGCGCTGGACATGATCGAGGCCGGACAACTCACCCTGGATGTGTTCATCGGCAAGCAGGCTGCATGGATTTCGCAGTTGATCGCGCAGTACGGCAGCACGTCCCTGTCCATCAAGGTTCCCCAAGGACCGGCTTGTCCGCAGTGCGGCGCACCCACGCGCCAGCGCACCGGCAAGAGCGGCCCGTTCTGGTCGTGCAGTCGCTACCCCGCCTGCAAAGGCACGCTGCCGGTGGCAACCGGCACGTCCAGGCGTGGTGCCTCGCGTCCACGCCGTACCAGTGGCGGTGGCTGCAAAGGCGCCTGA
- a CDS encoding DNA cytosine methyltransferase, producing MHPNLCAPPRNTPLLYGSVCSGIEAVSLAWQPLDLEAAWFAEIEPFPSAVLAHRYPRVPNLGDMTAIARQVRAGTVPAPDILVGGTPCQSFSVAGARQGLNDPRGALTLAYVELANAIDQTRHQDRRPAATLVWENVPGVLSDRSNAFGHFLGALAGESRALEPPGQKWAHAGCVSGPRRRIAWRVLDAQYFGVAQRRRRVFLVASGGGGVDPAEVLFERDGVRGDSSPGFVPWQDAAGAAGSGAAAAGGYSGYAGLKQPYGKATVTFGFGGGNTAGPIDVAACLTAAPGPKNDFEVETFVAQSIAGSISHTLSTANGGKGCSEDGTGKGVPIIAFTAQGCGADATMAWAPTLRAGGHRLSHANAGVVPAIAFAQNSRGELRLESGHGQLAGTLSTGGGKPGQGRPMVIGVALRGRTEGLAAELGDGVSTALRTSSGGADKPHVLAPDFEAHFRYDWNDPGPGDWSQWRVRRLMPVECERLQGMPDDYTLVPYRGKPAADAPRYKAIGNSMAVPCVAWLGQRLLQCPHKTGSSASD from the coding sequence ATGCACCCGAATCTTTGCGCACCGCCGCGCAACACGCCGCTGCTCTACGGCAGCGTCTGCAGCGGCATCGAGGCCGTGAGCCTCGCCTGGCAACCGCTCGACCTCGAAGCCGCGTGGTTCGCCGAGATCGAGCCGTTCCCGAGCGCCGTGCTCGCCCACCGTTACCCCCGCGTGCCTAACCTGGGCGACATGACCGCGATCGCCCGCCAGGTCCGCGCCGGCACCGTGCCAGCGCCCGACATCCTGGTCGGCGGCACGCCGTGCCAGTCGTTCAGCGTGGCCGGCGCGCGCCAGGGGCTGAACGACCCACGTGGTGCCTTGACCCTTGCCTATGTGGAGCTTGCAAATGCCATCGACCAAACCCGCCACCAAGACCGCCGCCCGGCGGCAACGCTCGTCTGGGAAAACGTCCCCGGCGTCCTCAGCGACCGCAGCAACGCCTTCGGGCACTTCCTGGGAGCACTGGCTGGAGAAAGCCGTGCGCTCGAACCGCCAGGGCAAAAATGGGCGCACGCAGGTTGTGTGTCTGGACCCCGGCGCCGCATCGCCTGGCGCGTGCTCGATGCTCAATATTTCGGCGTCGCCCAACGGCGCCGTCGCGTGTTTCTTGTGGCAAGTGGTGGAGGTGGCGTCGATCCCGCCGAGGTACTTTTTGAGCGCGACGGCGTGCGCGGGGATTCTTCGCCGGGCTTCGTGCCGTGGCAAGACGCTGCCGGCGCTGCTGGATCGGGCGCTGCGGCAGCAGGCGGGTACTCGGGATATGCAGGACTGAAGCAGCCCTACGGCAAGGCCACGGTGACGTTCGGATTCGGCGGGGGCAACACCGCAGGCCCCATTGACGTCGCGGCCTGCCTGACCGCGGCACCTGGCCCGAAGAACGACTTCGAGGTCGAGACCTTCGTGGCGCAGTCCATCGCGGGCAGCATCAGCCACACGCTCAGCACCGCCAACGGCGGCAAGGGCTGCAGCGAGGACGGCACCGGCAAGGGTGTGCCGATCATCGCCTTCACCGCCCAGGGCTGCGGAGCCGATGCAACGATGGCCTGGGCACCGACGCTGCGCGCGGGCGGGCATCGCCTCAGCCACGCGAATGCCGGCGTCGTGCCGGCCATCGCGTTCGCGCAGAACTCGCGCGGCGAGCTGCGGCTGGAATCCGGCCACGGCCAGCTTGCCGGGACGCTCTCCACGGGTGGCGGCAAGCCGGGCCAGGGCCGGCCGATGGTGATCGGCGTGGCGCTGCGCGGTCGCACCGAAGGCCTGGCCGCTGAACTGGGCGATGGCGTCTCGACCGCGCTGCGCACCAGCAGCGGCGGTGCCGACAAGCCCCATGTGCTGGCACCGGACTTCGAGGCACATTTCCGCTACGACTGGAACGACCCCGGCCCGGGCGACTGGTCGCAGTGGCGGGTACGTCGGCTGATGCCTGTGGAGTGCGAGCGGCTGCAAGGCATGCCCGACGACTACACGCTGGTGCCGTACCGCGGCAAGCCCGCCGCCGACGCGCCCCGCTACAAGGCGATCGGCAACTCCATGGCCGTGCCGTGTGTCGCGTGGCTGGGCCAGCGGCTGTTGCAGTGCCCGCACAAGACGGGATCGAGCGCTTCGGATTGA
- the merR gene encoding Hg(II)-responsive transcriptional regulator has translation MENAQENLTIGAFAKAARVNVETIRFYQLKGLLPQPERPYGRIRRYGQADVARVKFVKSAQRLGFSLDEVGQLLKLEDGTHCSEAAELAAHRLADVRARMADLTRMEEALSTLVRECNAHHGNVSCPLIAALHCC, from the coding sequence ATGGAGAACGCTCAAGAGAATCTGACCATCGGGGCCTTCGCCAAGGCAGCCCGGGTCAACGTGGAGACGATCCGCTTCTATCAGCTCAAGGGCTTGCTACCCCAGCCGGAGCGGCCCTACGGTCGCATCCGCCGCTACGGGCAGGCGGACGTGGCGCGGGTGAAGTTCGTGAAGTCAGCCCAGCGCCTGGGATTCAGCCTGGATGAAGTCGGCCAGCTCCTGAAACTGGAGGACGGCACCCATTGCAGCGAGGCGGCCGAACTGGCTGCTCACCGGCTGGCCGATGTGCGCGCACGCATGGCGGACCTCACGCGGATGGAAGAGGCCCTGTCGACGCTAGTGAGAGAGTGCAACGCGCACCATGGCAATGTTTCCTGCCCGTTGATCGCAGCTTTGCATTGCTGCTAA
- the merT gene encoding mercuric ion transporter MerT, producing the protein MSEPKNGCGALATGGVAAVLASACCLGPLVLVALGFSGAWIGNLTVLEPYRPIFIGAALIALFFAWRSIFRPAHACKPGDVCAVPQVRTAYKVIFWIVAALVLVALAFPYVLPLFY; encoded by the coding sequence ATGTCGGAACCCAAGAACGGCTGCGGCGCACTGGCGACCGGCGGCGTCGCGGCCGTCCTCGCCTCGGCCTGCTGCCTCGGCCCCCTTGTCCTGGTCGCGCTCGGCTTCTCTGGCGCGTGGATCGGCAACCTGACCGTGCTGGAGCCGTATCGGCCGATCTTCATCGGCGCAGCGCTCATCGCGCTGTTCTTCGCCTGGCGCAGCATCTTCCGACCAGCCCATGCCTGCAAGCCCGGCGACGTTTGCGCCGTGCCCCAAGTGCGGACTGCCTACAAGGTGATCTTCTGGATCGTGGCCGCCCTGGTTCTGGTTGCCCTCGCGTTTCCCTACGTCCTGCCGCTGTTCTACTGA
- the merP gene encoding mercury resistance system periplasmic binding protein MerP, which yields MKKLTTLTTLIALAAALSAPAWAATKTVTLSVPGMTCAACPITVKTALSKVAGVEKAEVSFEKREAVVTFDEAKTNADALTKATANAGYPSSVKQ from the coding sequence ATGAAGAAACTCACCACCCTCACCACCCTCATCGCCCTGGCCGCCGCTCTAAGCGCGCCCGCCTGGGCTGCCACCAAGACCGTCACCCTGTCGGTGCCCGGCATGACCTGCGCCGCGTGCCCGATCACGGTCAAGACGGCTCTGTCCAAGGTCGCCGGCGTCGAGAAGGCCGAAGTCAGCTTCGAGAAGCGGGAGGCCGTCGTCACCTTCGACGAGGCCAAGACCAATGCCGACGCCTTGACCAAGGCCACCGCAAACGCGGGTTACCCGTCCAGCGTCAAGCAGTGA
- the merA gene encoding mercury(II) reductase codes for MAEAITLHIEGMTCTSCAEHVQQALTNVPGVRAASVSYPQRQAEIEADAGVSVAPLVAAVATLGYRARLTDTPNKPAGLLDKALGWLGGETKHVGGEQALHVAVIGSGGAAMAAALKAVEQGARVTLIERGTIGGTCVNVGCVPSKIMIRAAHIVHLRRESPFDAGLPAAAPAVLRERLLAQQQGRVEELRHAKYEGILASTPAITVLRGEARFRDTRTLTVATADGGTHEVNFDRCLIATGASPALPPIPGLADTPHWTSTEALESSSLPERLAVIGSSVVAVELAQAFARLGSQVTILARSTLFFREDPAIGEAVTDAFRAEGIEVLDHTQASHVAYAGGEFVLTTGQGEVRADKLLVATGRAPNTRSLNLEAAGVEVNAQGAIVIDRAMRTSAPHIFAAGDCTDQPQFVYVAAAAGTRAAINMTGGDAALDLTAMPAVVFTDPQVATVGYSEAEAHHDGIETDSRLLTLDNVPRALANFDTRGFIKLVAEAGSGRLIGVQAVAPEAGELIQTAALAIRHRMTVQELADQLFPYLTMVEGLKLAAQTFNKDVKQLSCCAG; via the coding sequence ATGGCCGAGGCGATCACCCTCCACATCGAAGGCATGACCTGCACGTCGTGCGCCGAGCACGTCCAGCAGGCTTTGACGAACGTGCCCGGCGTGCGCGCGGCCTCGGTGTCCTATCCGCAGCGGCAGGCCGAAATCGAGGCGGATGCAGGCGTGAGCGTGGCCCCGCTGGTTGCCGCAGTGGCCACGCTCGGCTATCGCGCACGGCTTACCGACACGCCGAACAAGCCTGCCGGCCTGCTAGACAAGGCGCTGGGCTGGCTCGGTGGCGAAACGAAGCATGTTGGCGGTGAACAAGCGCTGCACGTGGCTGTGATAGGCAGCGGCGGCGCGGCGATGGCGGCTGCCTTGAAGGCCGTGGAGCAAGGCGCCCGCGTCACGCTGATCGAGCGCGGCACCATCGGCGGCACCTGCGTCAATGTCGGCTGCGTGCCGTCCAAGATCATGATCCGCGCCGCGCACATCGTCCACCTGCGCCGCGAAAGCCCGTTCGATGCTGGCCTGCCGGCCGCAGCGCCCGCTGTACTGCGCGAGCGGCTGCTGGCCCAGCAACAAGGCCGCGTCGAGGAGCTGCGCCATGCCAAGTACGAAGGCATCCTGGCAAGCACTCCGGCCATCACCGTGCTGCGCGGCGAGGCCCGGTTCAGGGACACGCGCACGCTGACCGTGGCGACCGCTGACGGCGGCACGCACGAGGTGAACTTCGACCGCTGCCTGATTGCCACCGGCGCGAGCCCGGCGCTTCCGCCAATCCCGGGCCTTGCGGACACACCCCACTGGACCTCCACCGAGGCGCTGGAAAGCAGCTCGCTCCCCGAGCGGCTGGCCGTGATTGGTTCCTCCGTGGTGGCGGTCGAGTTGGCGCAAGCCTTCGCCCGGCTGGGCAGCCAGGTCACGATCCTGGCGCGCAGCACGCTGTTCTTCCGAGAAGACCCGGCCATCGGGGAAGCCGTAACAGACGCCTTCCGCGCCGAGGGCATCGAGGTGCTGGACCACACCCAGGCGAGCCACGTTGCCTATGCGGGCGGGGAATTCGTGCTCACCACCGGGCAGGGGGAAGTGCGCGCCGACAAGCTGCTGGTCGCCACCGGTCGCGCGCCGAACACGCGCAGCCTGAACCTTGAAGCGGCAGGCGTCGAAGTCAATGCGCAGGGAGCCATCGTCATCGACCGCGCCATGCGCACGAGCGCACCGCACATCTTTGCTGCCGGCGACTGCACCGACCAGCCGCAGTTCGTCTATGTGGCGGCGGCGGCCGGCACGCGCGCCGCGATCAACATGACCGGCGGCGACGCGGCGCTGGACCTGACGGCGATGCCGGCGGTGGTGTTCACCGATCCGCAGGTGGCGACCGTGGGCTACAGCGAGGCGGAAGCGCACCACGACGGCATCGAGACCGACAGCCGGCTGCTGACGCTCGACAACGTGCCGAGGGCGCTCGCCAACTTCGACACGCGCGGCTTCATCAAGCTGGTGGCGGAAGCTGGCTCAGGGCGGCTGATCGGCGTACAGGCGGTCGCGCCGGAAGCGGGCGAACTGATCCAGACGGCCGCGCTGGCGATCCGCCACCGGATGACCGTGCAGGAGCTGGCCGACCAGTTGTTCCCCTACCTGACCATGGTCGAGGGACTGAAGCTCGCGGCGCAGACCTTCAACAAGGACGTGAAGCAACTGTCCTGTTGCGCCGGATGA
- a CDS encoding Tn3 family transposase, giving the protein MNAYSRANRRIYAALSDPLSATHRHRLDDLLKRHDNGKTTWLAWLRQSPVKPNSRHILEHIERLKAWQALDLPSGIERSVHQNRLLKIAREGGQMTPADLAKFEAQRRYATLVRSPSRAWPPSPTKSSTCTTASWASCSTLPSTSISSSSRRPARRSTPRCGWPPRSSRAR; this is encoded by the coding sequence ATGAACGCCTACAGCCGCGCCAACCGCCGCATCTACGCGGCCTTGTCCGATCCCCTGTCGGCCACCCACCGGCACCGCCTCGACGATCTGCTCAAGCGCCACGACAACGGCAAGACGACCTGGCTGGCCTGGCTGCGCCAGTCGCCCGTCAAGCCGAACTCGCGCCACATACTCGAACACATCGAGCGCCTCAAAGCCTGGCAGGCGCTCGACCTGCCTTCCGGCATCGAGCGGTCGGTGCACCAGAACCGCCTGCTCAAGATCGCCCGCGAAGGCGGCCAGATGACGCCCGCCGATCTGGCCAAGTTCGAGGCACAGCGCCGCTACGCGACCCTGGTGCGCTCGCCATCGAGGGCATGGCCACCGTCACCGACGAAATCATCGACCTGCACGACCGCATCCTGGGCAAGCTGTTCAACGCTGCCAAGCACAAGCATCAGCAGCAGTTCCAGGCGTCCGGCAAGGCGATCAACGCCAAGGTGCGGCTGGCCACCTCGATCAAGCAGGGCACGGTGA
- a CDS encoding DUF3577 domain-containing protein: protein MNTTSNEKSYFDLHTSGIGYIQRVREVPVRGGRRAQPFLACTIAALVGPARDPSYRYFDVKVSGAEAKKLVQRYIGVDDPKQRPLVRFRLGDLWGDVYIRDKGEQKGQAAASLKARLLKAELIDRAELASIEQHELITRGIGYLNRVKDVTPKAGDSFLSCTVAALAGPVDEPEYRYFDTIVATPEAEHLVRRCVQAVEGDRKVLIAFRLNDMKIDPYIRTKGEHAGEPAASLESTLVHIGLIKIDGTQVYPTSQAQAEAPPAEDASASEADDAIDTATEPAEREPEAQVQEQEPALAASF from the coding sequence ATGAACACCACGTCCAACGAGAAATCGTATTTCGACCTCCACACCTCGGGCATCGGCTACATCCAGCGTGTCCGTGAAGTGCCCGTCCGGGGCGGCCGCCGTGCGCAGCCTTTCCTGGCATGCACCATCGCCGCGCTGGTCGGCCCCGCCCGGGACCCCAGCTACCGCTACTTCGACGTCAAGGTCTCGGGTGCCGAGGCCAAGAAGCTCGTTCAGCGCTACATCGGCGTTGACGATCCCAAGCAGCGCCCGCTGGTGCGCTTTCGCCTCGGTGACCTGTGGGGCGATGTGTACATCCGCGACAAGGGTGAGCAGAAGGGTCAGGCCGCCGCGTCCCTCAAGGCGCGACTGCTCAAGGCCGAACTGATCGACCGGGCCGAACTGGCTTCGATCGAGCAGCACGAGTTGATCACCCGCGGCATCGGCTATCTCAATCGTGTGAAGGACGTCACCCCAAAAGCTGGCGACTCGTTCCTCTCTTGCACCGTCGCGGCACTGGCCGGGCCTGTCGATGAACCGGAGTATCGGTACTTCGACACCATCGTCGCCACCCCGGAAGCCGAGCACCTGGTTCGCCGGTGCGTTCAGGCCGTCGAGGGTGACCGCAAGGTGCTGATCGCCTTCCGTCTGAACGACATGAAGATCGATCCGTACATCCGCACCAAGGGTGAGCACGCCGGGGAACCGGCCGCCAGCCTGGAATCGACGCTGGTCCACATCGGTCTCATCAAGATCGACGGCACCCAGGTCTATCCGACGAGCCAGGCGCAAGCCGAGGCGCCGCCGGCCGAAGACGCATCCGCGTCCGAAGCCGACGATGCCATCGACACGGCCACCGAGCCCGCCGAGCGCGAGCCCGAGGCGCAAGTCCAGGAGCAGGAGCCGGCATTGGCTGCTTCGTTCTGA
- a CDS encoding DUF932 domain-containing protein, with protein sequence MSLVSRFAPQSPILRSDRPLSDDRIRAVVPSIFADAPHGSRSDRYAYIPTSTVLTKLRQEGFEPFMVCQTRVRNEDRREYTKHLIRLRHASQINGDEANEIILLNSHDGTSSYQMLAGMFRFVCHNGLVCGDTTADIRVPHKGDVASQVIEGAYGVLEGFERVQNARDAMRTITLDEGEAEVFANSALALKYDDPAKSTPVTESQLLAPRRWDDRKNDLWAVFNRVQENLVKGGLNGRTANGRNQRTRPVQGIDQNLRLNRALWLLAEGMRQLKA encoded by the coding sequence ATGTCTCTGGTATCCCGCTTTGCTCCGCAATCCCCGATCCTGCGCTCTGATCGCCCACTCTCGGACGACCGCATTCGTGCCGTCGTTCCGTCGATCTTCGCCGACGCTCCACATGGGAGCCGGTCCGATCGGTATGCCTACATACCGACCTCGACCGTGCTGACCAAGCTGCGCCAGGAGGGCTTCGAGCCCTTCATGGTGTGTCAGACGCGCGTGCGCAACGAAGACCGGCGCGAGTACACGAAGCACCTCATCCGACTTCGCCATGCAAGCCAGATCAACGGCGACGAGGCGAACGAGATCATCCTGCTCAACAGCCATGACGGCACGAGCAGCTATCAGATGCTCGCCGGCATGTTCCGGTTCGTCTGCCACAACGGCCTGGTTTGCGGTGACACCACCGCAGACATCCGCGTTCCCCACAAGGGCGACGTGGCCAGCCAGGTGATCGAAGGTGCCTACGGAGTCCTCGAAGGTTTCGAGCGCGTGCAGAACGCGCGCGATGCGATGCGCACCATCACCCTCGATGAGGGCGAAGCGGAGGTCTTTGCGAACTCTGCGCTCGCACTCAAGTACGACGATCCGGCCAAGTCCACGCCTGTCACCGAGAGCCAACTGCTGGCCCCTCGGCGATGGGACGACCGCAAGAACGACCTGTGGGCCGTCTTCAACCGCGTCCAGGAGAACCTAGTCAAAGGGGGCCTGAACGGACGCACGGCCAACGGCCGCAATCAGCGCACCCGTCCGGTGCAAGGCATCGACCAGAACCTGCGCCTGAACCGGGCGTTGTGGCTGCTGGCCGAAGGCATGCGCCAGCTCAAGGCGTGA